The Sulfurihydrogenibium subterraneum DSM 15120 DNA segment GTCTGATATGTTTTCTTTAAAAGTTAGCCCAAGTATAAGGACTTTACTTCCTTTTACAGATTTCCCTGCTTTTATCAACTTTTTAACTGTATTTTCTGCTACATACTTACCCATATAGTCGTTTATTCTTCTTCCTGCTAATATAACTTCTGGGTGATAGCCTATTGCTTGTGCTTTAAAAGTTAGGTAGTATGGGTCTACGCCAATGCAATGCCCCCCAACCAACCCCGGTTCAAACCTTAAAAAGTTCCATTTGGTTGATGCAGCTTCTAAAACTTCTTTTGTATCTATTCCCATTTTATTGAAAATTATTGATAACTCATTCATTAGAGCTATATTTAAGTCTCTTTGGGTGTTTTCTATCACTTTTGCAGCTTCTGCTGTTTTTATGTTTGGTGCTTTATGTATTCCTGCTGTTATTACTTCTCCATAAAGCTGTGCTAAAAACTCTGTTATATCAGGTGTATCTCCTGCCACTACTTTCTTTATTTTGTCTATTGTGTGCTGTTTGTCTCCGGGATTTACTCTTTCAGGAGAGTATCCTACGTTAAAGTCTTGTTTCCACTTTAAGCCACTTTCTTGCTCTAATATTGGGACACACTCTTCTTCTGTCAATCCCGGATATACAGTTGACTCATACACAACTATACTGCCTTTTTTCATATACTTTCCAACGGTCTTAGAAGCTGATATGATGGGTCTTAAGTCTGGAATGTTGTGGTTGTCTATAGGTGTTGGGACTGTGATGATTATTACTTTTGCATCGGATATTTTTTCTGGGTTGTCTGTAAACTCTATTTGACTGTTTTTTAGTTTTTCTGATTCTACTTCTTTTGTTCTGTCGTATCCTTCTTTCAGCTCTTTTATTCTTTGTGGGTTTATGTCGTATCCTATAACGTTATACTTTGTGTCAAACAAAACAGCCAAAGGCAGTCCTACGTATCCAAGTCCTATTATGGCTATTTTTTCTGAATTTCCTTTTTTAAACTGATTT contains these protein-coding regions:
- a CDS encoding nucleotide sugar dehydrogenase translates to MNVNQFKKGNSEKIAIIGLGYVGLPLAVLFDTKYNVIGYDINPQRIKELKEGYDRTKEVESEKLKNSQIEFTDNPEKISDAKVIIITVPTPIDNHNIPDLRPIISASKTVGKYMKKGSIVVYESTVYPGLTEEECVPILEQESGLKWKQDFNVGYSPERVNPGDKQHTIDKIKKVVAGDTPDITEFLAQLYGEVITAGIHKAPNIKTAEAAKVIENTQRDLNIALMNELSIIFNKMGIDTKEVLEAASTKWNFLRFEPGLVGGHCIGVDPYYLTFKAQAIGYHPEVILAGRRINDYMGKYVAENTVKKLIKAGKSVKGSKVLILGLTFKENISDIRNTKVIDVYNELKEYGIEVYIYDPYAYPEEVKHEYGIELLDNIEKHTPYDAVIVAVKHRPFIEELDFKEYKKLMNNGGTPILIDVKGIYNKEKALKEGFLYWRL